From Streptomyces sp. NBC_00690, a single genomic window includes:
- a CDS encoding TIGR03564 family F420-dependent LLM class oxidoreductase has protein sequence MNVGVALNAIDSDNQVDATVRLAAEAETAGLRSAWFGQGFGIDSPQLAAIVGREVPGLQVGTAAIPVFGRHPLVVSGQALTAQAATHGRYHLGLALGTRLLTEDGMGIPFERPIARLREFLVVLRQLIETGTSDFRGELISAATPLPARVPGATTGVPLLVAAMGPQALRVSAELADGILPYLAGPRALAEHIVPAVTAAAAAAGRPAPRIVAFVNGVVTDDVESVRARAAERLAFYEQIPSYARVIELSGAKSAVDVTAIGNEETVRAEVQRYLDAGATEVVFASTEIAGDADRHRTWSLLGELAAERP, from the coding sequence ATGAATGTGGGAGTGGCTCTCAACGCCATCGATTCCGACAACCAAGTCGACGCCACCGTCCGGTTAGCCGCGGAGGCCGAAACGGCGGGGCTCCGTTCCGCATGGTTCGGGCAGGGCTTCGGCATCGACTCGCCCCAACTGGCGGCGATCGTCGGACGGGAAGTACCCGGTCTCCAGGTGGGGACGGCCGCGATCCCCGTCTTCGGGCGCCATCCGCTGGTGGTCTCCGGCCAAGCACTCACCGCCCAGGCGGCCACGCACGGTCGCTACCACCTCGGGCTCGCACTCGGTACGCGACTGCTGACCGAGGACGGTATGGGCATCCCCTTCGAACGGCCCATCGCCCGACTGCGTGAGTTCCTGGTGGTCCTGCGTCAGCTGATCGAGACCGGCACCAGCGACTTCCGGGGTGAACTGATCAGCGCGGCCACCCCGCTCCCGGCCCGGGTGCCCGGAGCCACGACGGGCGTACCGCTGCTCGTGGCCGCCATGGGTCCCCAGGCGCTGCGGGTCAGCGCTGAGCTGGCGGACGGGATCCTGCCCTATCTGGCCGGACCCCGTGCCCTGGCCGAGCACATCGTGCCGGCGGTCACGGCTGCTGCCGCGGCGGCCGGTCGTCCGGCGCCCAGGATCGTGGCCTTCGTGAACGGGGTGGTCACCGACGATGTCGAGTCCGTACGGGCCCGAGCCGCCGAACGACTCGCCTTCTACGAGCAGATTCCGTCCTACGCACGGGTGATCGAACTCTCCGGTGCCAAGAGCGCCGTGGACGTGACCGCGATCGGAAACGAGGAGACGGTACGGGCGGAGGTCCAGCGCTATCTGGACGCCGGGGCGACGGAGGTCGTGTTCGCAAGTACGGAGATCGCCGGGGACGCCGACCGGCACCGCACCTGGTCACTGCTCGGCGAACTCGCCGCCGAACGGCCGTAG
- a CDS encoding DUF5680 domain-containing protein — MDTLTLTPSALEAFVVRAKAATYVGGTGKVAPARTASHDLEYREGELAYRDSYFGGTDFLGQETVHHADRPVWGMNYYGYLLSDDIDAHTAGETIKAALTELYHQNRFLGGFRQTVAGLSYVDENTGDVLRFQGVEHITTAAGVRAYELRYHGGRVLD; from the coding sequence ATGGACACGTTGACACTCACACCTTCCGCGCTGGAGGCATTCGTCGTTCGGGCCAAGGCCGCCACCTATGTCGGAGGTACCGGCAAGGTCGCCCCGGCCCGAACCGCCTCACACGATCTGGAGTACCGAGAGGGCGAGCTGGCCTATCGGGACAGCTACTTCGGCGGTACGGACTTCCTGGGGCAGGAGACCGTGCACCACGCGGACCGGCCCGTGTGGGGGATGAACTACTACGGATATCTCCTGAGCGACGACATCGACGCCCATACCGCGGGCGAGACGATCAAGGCGGCTCTGACGGAGCTGTACCACCAGAACAGATTCCTCGGCGGCTTCCGCCAGACCGTCGCCGGGCTGTCGTACGTCGATGAGAACACCGGCGACGTGCTGCGCTTCCAAGGCGTTGAGCACATCACCACGGCCGCGGGAGTCCGAGCCTATGAACTGCGCTACCACG